A region of Anopheles merus strain MAF chromosome 2R, AmerM5.1, whole genome shotgun sequence DNA encodes the following proteins:
- the LOC121588793 gene encoding zinc finger RNA-binding protein 2 isoform X5, translating into MRCAALAARFFQPTKHEINVQTGVVVVDDGCGPRVCGCGTTAPGTAYPTTQTGYAVAPAPTPAAPSYGTARPTGYDPAYQPAATPGTYATTATAATYDYGYGRTTQTYDTSKTYYQQAAGATAGYSTPTGYDAGGTAPKVIAGFQPAQATAYAPQPARGSLPPAKAGQQYQQTTQHQPATAPQPQAYVPTQPTGYSQTVTTVHTTPKSAAVAGTVVPNNSATYPGYDAALYGATTMYVTQQQQQPPPNTKAPANVPGGGGAMPGAPGGAAVITSGPVPAGGSWPNYKSGKGGMQGHGHGHGGGPYKARKPAPKPMLIHYCDVCKISCAGPQTYREHLEGQKHKKRELLLKQAAEPGGTAPARPPNSLHCELCGVTCTGNDAYAAHVRGAKHQKVVKLHTKLGKPIPACDPTPNADGEKKESAAGESSDAAGGGGAAAGANNAGGGGGVGGGAESSEESVRPVGSEFIEEIKDDDGKLVSFSCKLCECKFNDPNAKEMHMKGRRHRLQYKKKVQPDLVVDIKPTVKQKKIAEARAHRQAMQEEFWNRRRMADAEMEEEHGMRTFGRHPFFGMLPGRRPESSDDRHVVARHAEIYPKEEELQTIQRIVSHTERALKLVSDVMTSGGGGTTGSVPAAQSAPAATAPVAAGAPSEQKTEPTNDQSKEQEIQSQQPSTTAGNGNEKANQMISFHKETEGTTIRLLKGVMRVGLLAKGLLLHGDNCVQLVVLCAEKPTTSLLKRVATELPIQLKKIAEDHRYTVTMAPVEGAVLVTDGTITVKISLTSPLLREGVLTSIQ; encoded by the exons CACGACGGCACCTGGGACCGCGTATCCGACGACACAGACGGGATACGCAGTAGCACCAGCGCCGACACCGGCTGCACCTTCTTACGGAACGGCACGTCCAACCGGCTACGACCCGGCGTACCAGCCCGCCGCGACACCAGGAACATACGCAA CCACGGCAACGGCCGCAACATACGACTACGGGTACGGCCGTACGACGCAGACGTACGATACCTCGAAAACGTACTATCAGCAGGCGGCTGGGGCAACGGCCGGCTACTCGACCCCGACCGGATACGACGCGGGCGGCACTGCGCCAAAGGTCATCGCCGGGTTTCAGCCGGCGCAGGCGACTGCTTACGCACCGCAGCCCGCCCGGGGCTCGCTGCCGCCGGCGAAGGCAGGTCAGCAGTACCAGCAGACGACCCAACATCAGCCAGCGACTGCTCCTCAACCCCAGGCCTACGTGCCGACGCAGCCGACGGGCTACTCGCAGACCGTTACCACGGTCCACACGACACCAAAGTCGGCAGCCGTTGCCGGCACCGTGGTGCCGAATAATTCCGCCACCTATCCCGGCTACGACGCGGCACTGTACGGCGCGACCACGATGTACGttacgcagcagcagcagcagccgccgccgaaCACGAAAGCACCGGCGAACGTtcccggtggtggcggtgcaaTGCCGGGCGCTCCGGGCGGAGCGGCAGTCATTACGAGCGGCCCGGTACCGGCCGGTGGATCGTGGCCAAACTACAAAAGCGGCAAGGGTGGTATGCAGGGCCACGGTCACGGTCACGGCGGTGGTCCGTACAAGGCGCGCAAGCCGGCCCCGAAGCCAATGCTTATTCACTACTGCGATGTGTGCAAAATCAGCTGCGCTGGGCCGCAAACGTATCGCGAGCATCTGGAGGGCCAGAAGCATAAGAAGcgcgagctgctgctgaaacAGGCCGCCGAACCGGGCGGTACTGCCCCGGCCCGGCCGCCGAACAGTTTGCACTGCGAGCTGTGCGGTGTGACGTGCACGGGTAACGATGCGTATGCAGCGCACGTGCGTGGCGCCAAGCACCAGAAGGTGGTGAAGCTGCACACGAAGCTCGGAAAACCGATTCCGGCGTGCGATCCGACGCCAAACGCGGATGGAGAGAAGAAGGAGAGCGCTGCTGGTGAGTCGTCCGACgcggccggtggtggtggtgccgcaGCTGGAGCCAACAACGCCGGTGGAGGCGGCGGTGTTGGTGGCGGTGCAGAGTCGTCGGAAGAATCCGTCCGACCGGTGGGAAGCGAATTTATCGAGGAAATCAAGGACGACGATGGCAAGCTGGTTAGCTTCAGCTGCAAGCTATGCGAGTGCAAGTTTAACGACCCGAACGCGAAGGAAATGCACATGAAGGGACGGCGCCACCGGTTGCAGTACAAGAAAAAGGTGCAGCCGGATCTGGTCGTCGACATAAAGCCGACGgtgaagcagaagaaaatcGCGGAAGCCCGTGCCCACCGGCAGGCCATGCAGGAGGAGTTCTGGAACCGTCGCCGCATGGCAGACGCAGAGATGGAGGAAGAGCACGGTATGCGAACGTTTGGGCGGCATCCGTTCTTTGGCATGCTGCCCGGGcgccgtccggagtcatccgacgATCGGCACGTGGTAGCGCGTCATGCTGAAATCTACCCGAAGGAGGAGGAACTGCAAACCATCCAGCGTATTGTTTCGCACACAGAGCGAGCCTTGAAGCTGGTGTCCGATGTAATGACTTCCGGGGGCGGCGGTACCACTGGATCTGTCCCCGCTGCCCAATCGGCCCCGGCAGCTACAGCCCCGGTCGCTGCAGGCGCACCGAGCGAGCAGAAAACTGAACCGACTAACGATCAATCCAAGGAGCAGGAAATTCAATCGCAGCAGCCATCGACGACCGCTGGCAATGGTAATGAGAAAGCGAATCAGATGATTTCCTTCCACAAGGAAACGGAGGGAACCACAATCCGTCTGCTGAAGGGTGTGATGCGCGTCGGTTTGCTCGCTAAGG GCCTGCTGCTACACGGCGATAACTGTGTACAGCTCGTGGTGCTGTGTGCCGAGAAACCGACGACGTCGCTGTTGAAACGCGTTGCAACGGAGCTGCCAATACAGCTGAAGAAAATTGCCGAAGACCATCGTTACACGGTGACAATGGCGCCAGTCGAAGGCGCTGTGCTCGTTACCGATGGTACGATTACGGTGAAAATATCTCTCACGTCTCCGCTGCTACGTGAAG GGGTTCTTACTTCAATTCAATAG
- the LOC121588793 gene encoding zinc finger RNA-binding protein 2 isoform X4: MSTTAPGTAYPTTQTGYAVAPAPTPAAPSYGTARPTGYDPAYQPAATPGTYATTATAATYDYGYGRTTQTYDTSKTYYQQAAGATAGYSTPTGYDAGGTAPKVIAGFQPAQATAYAPQPARGSLPPAKAGQQYQQTTQHQPATAPQPQAYVPTQPTGYSQTVTTVHTTPKSAAVAGTVVPNNSATYPGYDAALYGATTMYVTQQQQQPPPNTKAPANVPGGGGAMPGAPGGAAVITSGPVPAGGSWPNYKSGKGGMQGHGHGHGGGPYKARKPAPKPMLIHYCDVCKISCAGPQTYREHLEGQKHKKRELLLKQAAEPGGTAPARPPNSLHCELCGVTCTGNDAYAAHVRGAKHQKVVKLHTKLGKPIPACDPTPNADGEKKESAAGESSDAAGGGGAAAGANNAGGGGGVGGGAESSEESVRPVGSEFIEEIKDDDGKLVSFSCKLCECKFNDPNAKEMHMKGRRHRLQYKKKVQPDLVVDIKPTVKQKKIAEARAHRQAMQEEFWNRRRMADAEMEEEHGMRTFGRHPFFGMLPGRRPESSDDRHVVARHAEIYPKEEELQTIQRIVSHTERALKLVSDVMTSGGGGTTGSVPAAQSAPAATAPVAAGAPSEQKTEPTNDQSKEQEIQSQQPSTTAGNGNEKANQMISFHKETEGTTIRLLKGVMRVGLLAKGLLLHGDNCVQLVVLCAEKPTTSLLKRVATELPIQLKKIAEDHRYTVTMAPVEGAVLVTDGTITVKISLTSPLLREANAPSAEQAAQNTEDLLPREPCLQALAALRHAKWFQARATGLQSCVMIMRIMRDLCQRIPIWSHISQWAMELLLEKIISSAGEVLTPGECLRRVMEAISSAILINGPGLLDPCEKEPEDTLAGLSKQQREDITVSAQMFLRCIAFRQIYKVLGIEPLPPPKFAGSRNWRFNRKRRRSGTEGNDSEADGSKMLKKDESGASSASSGAVSATGTNNATAGKMETSQ; encoded by the exons CACGACGGCACCTGGGACCGCGTATCCGACGACACAGACGGGATACGCAGTAGCACCAGCGCCGACACCGGCTGCACCTTCTTACGGAACGGCACGTCCAACCGGCTACGACCCGGCGTACCAGCCCGCCGCGACACCAGGAACATACGCAA CCACGGCAACGGCCGCAACATACGACTACGGGTACGGCCGTACGACGCAGACGTACGATACCTCGAAAACGTACTATCAGCAGGCGGCTGGGGCAACGGCCGGCTACTCGACCCCGACCGGATACGACGCGGGCGGCACTGCGCCAAAGGTCATCGCCGGGTTTCAGCCGGCGCAGGCGACTGCTTACGCACCGCAGCCCGCCCGGGGCTCGCTGCCGCCGGCGAAGGCAGGTCAGCAGTACCAGCAGACGACCCAACATCAGCCAGCGACTGCTCCTCAACCCCAGGCCTACGTGCCGACGCAGCCGACGGGCTACTCGCAGACCGTTACCACGGTCCACACGACACCAAAGTCGGCAGCCGTTGCCGGCACCGTGGTGCCGAATAATTCCGCCACCTATCCCGGCTACGACGCGGCACTGTACGGCGCGACCACGATGTACGttacgcagcagcagcagcagccgccgccgaaCACGAAAGCACCGGCGAACGTtcccggtggtggcggtgcaaTGCCGGGCGCTCCGGGCGGAGCGGCAGTCATTACGAGCGGCCCGGTACCGGCCGGTGGATCGTGGCCAAACTACAAAAGCGGCAAGGGTGGTATGCAGGGCCACGGTCACGGTCACGGCGGTGGTCCGTACAAGGCGCGCAAGCCGGCCCCGAAGCCAATGCTTATTCACTACTGCGATGTGTGCAAAATCAGCTGCGCTGGGCCGCAAACGTATCGCGAGCATCTGGAGGGCCAGAAGCATAAGAAGcgcgagctgctgctgaaacAGGCCGCCGAACCGGGCGGTACTGCCCCGGCCCGGCCGCCGAACAGTTTGCACTGCGAGCTGTGCGGTGTGACGTGCACGGGTAACGATGCGTATGCAGCGCACGTGCGTGGCGCCAAGCACCAGAAGGTGGTGAAGCTGCACACGAAGCTCGGAAAACCGATTCCGGCGTGCGATCCGACGCCAAACGCGGATGGAGAGAAGAAGGAGAGCGCTGCTGGTGAGTCGTCCGACgcggccggtggtggtggtgccgcaGCTGGAGCCAACAACGCCGGTGGAGGCGGCGGTGTTGGTGGCGGTGCAGAGTCGTCGGAAGAATCCGTCCGACCGGTGGGAAGCGAATTTATCGAGGAAATCAAGGACGACGATGGCAAGCTGGTTAGCTTCAGCTGCAAGCTATGCGAGTGCAAGTTTAACGACCCGAACGCGAAGGAAATGCACATGAAGGGACGGCGCCACCGGTTGCAGTACAAGAAAAAGGTGCAGCCGGATCTGGTCGTCGACATAAAGCCGACGgtgaagcagaagaaaatcGCGGAAGCCCGTGCCCACCGGCAGGCCATGCAGGAGGAGTTCTGGAACCGTCGCCGCATGGCAGACGCAGAGATGGAGGAAGAGCACGGTATGCGAACGTTTGGGCGGCATCCGTTCTTTGGCATGCTGCCCGGGcgccgtccggagtcatccgacgATCGGCACGTGGTAGCGCGTCATGCTGAAATCTACCCGAAGGAGGAGGAACTGCAAACCATCCAGCGTATTGTTTCGCACACAGAGCGAGCCTTGAAGCTGGTGTCCGATGTAATGACTTCCGGGGGCGGCGGTACCACTGGATCTGTCCCCGCTGCCCAATCGGCCCCGGCAGCTACAGCCCCGGTCGCTGCAGGCGCACCGAGCGAGCAGAAAACTGAACCGACTAACGATCAATCCAAGGAGCAGGAAATTCAATCGCAGCAGCCATCGACGACCGCTGGCAATGGTAATGAGAAAGCGAATCAGATGATTTCCTTCCACAAGGAAACGGAGGGAACCACAATCCGTCTGCTGAAGGGTGTGATGCGCGTCGGTTTGCTCGCTAAGG GCCTGCTGCTACACGGCGATAACTGTGTACAGCTCGTGGTGCTGTGTGCCGAGAAACCGACGACGTCGCTGTTGAAACGCGTTGCAACGGAGCTGCCAATACAGCTGAAGAAAATTGCCGAAGACCATCGTTACACGGTGACAATGGCGCCAGTCGAAGGCGCTGTGCTCGTTACCGATGGTACGATTACGGTGAAAATATCTCTCACGTCTCCGCTGCTACGTGAAG CTAATGCACCTTCAGCGGAGCAGGCTGCTCAGAATACCGAAGATCTGCTGCCACGCGAGCCCTGCCTGCAGGCGCTAGCCGCACTGCGTCATGCAAAATGGTTCCag GCTAGAGCGACAGGGCTCCAATCCTGCGTAATGATAATGCGCATTATGCGCGATCTGTGCCAACGGATACCCATCTGGAGCCACATTAGTCAATGG GCGATGGAGCTGTTGCTGGAAAAGATCATCTCGTCCGCGGGCGAAGTACTCACGCCGGGCGAATGCTTGCGCCGCGTCATGGAAGCGATCTCATCCGCTATTCTTATCAACGGTCCCGGGCTGCTGGATCCGTGCGAAAAGGAACCGGAAGATACGCTGGCCGGTCTGAGCAAGCAGCAGCGCGAGGACATTACCGTCTCGGCGCAGATGTTTCTGCGCTGCATCGCCTTCCGGCAGATCTACAAGGTGCTCGGCATCGAACCGCTACCGCCACCGAAGTTTGCCGGCAGCCGCAACTGGCGCTTCAACCGCAAACGTCGCCGCTCTGGTACGGAGGGCAACGACAGTGAAG CTGATGGAAGCAAGATGTTAAAGAAGGACGAATCAGGTGCTTCTTCTGCTTCATCTGGAGCTGTATCGGCGACTGGAACCAACAATGCCACGGcgggaaaaatggaaacatcCCAGTAA